Proteins from a genomic interval of Nocardioides jishulii:
- a CDS encoding gluconokinase gives MTTESPWHLVFMGVSGSGKSTAAHAVRDLLGWEFAEGDDFHPPENVAKMASGRPLTDADRWGWLESLAAWTRERDEAGQPTLLSCSALRRSYRDVLRRGGERTFFVHMTGDKGLLLQRMETREHFMPSSLLESQLDTLELLEPDEEGMVVNVAQPPNRIAAMVLARLGLVPRA, from the coding sequence ATGACGACCGAGAGCCCGTGGCACCTCGTCTTCATGGGGGTGTCCGGCTCGGGCAAGTCGACGGCAGCGCACGCGGTCCGGGACCTGCTGGGCTGGGAGTTCGCCGAGGGTGACGACTTCCACCCGCCGGAGAACGTCGCGAAGATGGCGTCAGGGCGTCCGCTCACCGACGCCGACCGGTGGGGATGGCTCGAGTCGCTCGCTGCGTGGACCCGCGAGCGTGACGAGGCCGGACAGCCGACCTTGCTGAGCTGTTCGGCGCTGCGGCGGTCCTACCGCGACGTGCTGCGCCGCGGCGGGGAGCGCACCTTCTTCGTCCACATGACCGGGGACAAGGGGTTGCTGCTGCAGCGGATGGAGACGCGCGAGCACTTCATGCCGTCGTCGCTGCTGGAGTCCCAGCTCGACACCCTCGAGCTCCTCGAGCCGGACGAGGAGGGCATGGTGGTCAACGTGGCCCAACCGCCGAACCGGATCGCGGCCATGGTGCTGGCCCGGCTGGGGCTCGTGCCGCGCGCCTGA
- a CDS encoding uracil-DNA glycosylase, with protein MDGLDELVERGLMAPDWAAALLAVDPQVDATVAALGGFLREEVAAGRGYLPAGNAVFRAFERPLTDVRVLVVGQDPYPTPGHPIGLSFAVAKDVRPLPRSLTNIYRELEADLGIAPATHGDLSAWADQGVMLLNRALTVGPGQAGSHRGRGWERVTDAAITALVQRGGPCVAVLWGRDAQQLKGALGAIAAVESPHPSPLSASRGFFGSRPFSRVNELLEAAGGDPVDWRLE; from the coding sequence ATGGACGGACTGGACGAGCTGGTGGAGCGTGGCCTCATGGCCCCCGACTGGGCCGCGGCCCTCCTGGCGGTCGACCCGCAGGTCGACGCGACCGTCGCCGCACTGGGTGGCTTCCTGCGCGAGGAGGTGGCGGCAGGGCGGGGCTACCTGCCGGCCGGCAACGCGGTCTTCCGGGCGTTCGAGCGGCCGTTGACCGACGTACGTGTGCTGGTCGTGGGCCAGGACCCCTACCCCACGCCCGGGCACCCGATCGGCCTGAGCTTCGCGGTGGCCAAGGACGTACGCCCCCTCCCGCGCAGCCTCACCAACATCTACCGCGAGCTCGAGGCCGACCTCGGCATCGCGCCCGCGACGCACGGCGACCTCAGCGCCTGGGCCGACCAGGGCGTGATGCTGCTCAACCGCGCATTGACGGTCGGGCCGGGGCAGGCCGGCTCGCACCGTGGTCGCGGCTGGGAGCGGGTGACCGACGCCGCGATCACCGCGCTCGTGCAGCGCGGTGGGCCGTGCGTCGCGGTGCTGTGGGGCCGTGACGCCCAGCAGCTGAAGGGCGCCCTGGGGGCGATCGCGGCGGTGGAGTCGCCGCACCCCTCGCCCCTGTCAGCGTCACGAGGCTTCTTCGGGTCCCGCCCGTTCAGCCGGGTCAACGAGCTGCTGGAGGCGGCGGGCGGCGACCCGGTGGACTGGCGACTGGAATAA
- a CDS encoding pyridoxal phosphate-dependent decarboxylase family protein — translation MVRSDALARLHAMQAGDLPVHGGRTLAYVYDSGLAEVDRIGREAVAAYAGSNGLDPTAFPSLLRMENELVGFAADLLNAPDEAVGTVTSGGTESILLAVQAARDSRPEVVSPSMVLPETAHAAFHKAAHYFGVRTVVVPVGDDFRPDPWAMGRAIDGTTVLVVASAPSYAHGVVDPVSEIAAQAKAKKVRCHVDACIGGWVLPYAERLGRDVGEWDFRVPGVTSISVDTHKYAYTPKGTSVLLHRSPALRRAQYFASARWPGYTMLNATTQSTKSGGPLAGAWAVVTTLGDEGYLALTEQVLGAVDRLVAGVAQVDGVRVVVPPDATLVALACDETLDPFTLTDEMTARGWYVQPQMSFRGRPATVHLSVSAATADVVDDFLEALDQAAKASVAAGPVVVDPGVVTFIESLDPARLTDDDFEGLLATSGLMGDPDAGLALPERMAEVNALLDVAAPSMREALLVAFLDRLARPVRY, via the coding sequence ATGGTCCGTTCCGACGCCCTGGCCCGACTGCACGCGATGCAGGCCGGTGACCTTCCGGTCCACGGCGGCCGGACGCTCGCCTACGTCTACGACTCCGGCCTGGCCGAGGTCGACCGCATCGGCAGGGAGGCCGTGGCAGCGTACGCAGGCTCGAACGGCCTCGACCCGACTGCCTTCCCCAGCCTGCTGCGCATGGAGAACGAGCTGGTCGGCTTCGCCGCCGACCTGCTCAACGCCCCGGACGAGGCCGTCGGCACGGTGACCTCCGGCGGCACCGAGTCGATCCTGCTGGCGGTCCAGGCCGCGCGTGACTCCCGCCCCGAGGTCGTCTCCCCGTCGATGGTGCTCCCGGAGACGGCCCACGCTGCCTTCCACAAGGCCGCGCACTACTTCGGGGTGCGGACCGTGGTGGTGCCGGTCGGTGACGACTTCCGACCCGACCCGTGGGCGATGGGGCGGGCCATCGACGGCACGACGGTGCTGGTCGTGGCCTCGGCGCCGTCCTACGCCCACGGCGTCGTCGACCCGGTCAGCGAGATCGCCGCCCAGGCCAAGGCGAAGAAGGTGCGGTGCCACGTCGACGCCTGCATCGGCGGCTGGGTGCTGCCCTACGCGGAGCGTCTGGGCCGCGACGTCGGGGAGTGGGACTTCCGCGTGCCGGGCGTCACCTCGATCTCCGTCGACACCCACAAGTACGCCTACACCCCGAAGGGCACGTCGGTGCTGCTCCACCGCTCCCCCGCCCTGCGGCGGGCGCAGTACTTCGCCTCGGCCCGGTGGCCGGGCTACACGATGCTCAACGCCACGACGCAGTCGACGAAGTCGGGCGGGCCGCTGGCGGGCGCGTGGGCGGTCGTCACGACCCTGGGCGACGAGGGCTACCTCGCGCTCACCGAGCAGGTCCTCGGCGCGGTCGACCGACTCGTGGCCGGCGTCGCGCAGGTGGACGGCGTACGCGTGGTCGTGCCGCCCGACGCGACGCTGGTGGCGCTCGCCTGTGACGAGACCCTCGACCCGTTCACGCTGACCGACGAGATGACGGCGCGGGGCTGGTACGTCCAGCCGCAGATGTCGTTCCGAGGGCGGCCCGCCACCGTGCACCTGTCGGTGAGCGCGGCGACGGCCGACGTGGTCGACGACTTCCTCGAGGCCCTGGACCAGGCGGCGAAGGCCTCGGTGGCCGCCGGTCCCGTGGTCGTGGACCCGGGCGTGGTGACCTTCATCGAGTCACTCGACCCCGCCCGCCTCACTGACGACGACTTCGAGGGCCTGCTGGCCACCTCCGGGCTGATGGGCGACCCCGACGCAGGGCTGGCCCTCCCGGAGCGGATGGCGGAGGTCAACGCGTTGCTCGACGTGGCCGCGCCATCGATGCGTGAGGCCCTGCTCGTGGCCTTCCTGGACCGGTTGGCGCGCCCGGTCCGCTACTGA
- a CDS encoding dioxygenase produces MERMPSLFIGHGAPPLLDDPVWSGELKEWAAHLPRPTAILIVSAHWESAPISLTASGAGLVYDFGGFAPKYYNMRYDTPDSTALSARIAAMMPAGVPVHQHRSRGLDHGAWVPLKIMYPEADIPVVQMSLPTHDPATLMALGERLRPLRDEGVLIIGSGFLTHGLPFLKEFRIEAAAPGWSRDFDAWAAEAMRRGDVDELAQYRTKAPGMPYAHPTVEHYTPLFVTLGAATKADDPGDQRIDGFWMGLSKRSLQVA; encoded by the coding sequence ATGGAACGCATGCCCTCGCTCTTCATCGGCCACGGAGCCCCGCCCCTCCTCGACGACCCGGTGTGGTCGGGCGAGCTCAAGGAGTGGGCCGCCCACCTGCCGCGCCCCACGGCGATCCTGATCGTCTCGGCGCACTGGGAGTCCGCCCCGATCAGCCTCACGGCCAGCGGAGCCGGCCTGGTCTACGACTTCGGGGGCTTCGCGCCGAAGTACTACAACATGCGTTACGACACCCCCGACTCCACCGCGCTGTCGGCCCGGATCGCGGCGATGATGCCGGCAGGTGTCCCGGTCCACCAGCACCGCAGCCGCGGCCTCGACCACGGCGCCTGGGTGCCGCTCAAGATCATGTATCCCGAGGCCGACATCCCGGTCGTGCAGATGTCGCTGCCCACCCATGACCCGGCCACCCTCATGGCGCTCGGCGAGCGGTTGCGCCCCTTGCGGGACGAAGGCGTGCTCATCATCGGCTCCGGCTTCCTCACCCACGGACTGCCGTTCCTCAAGGAGTTCCGCATCGAGGCGGCGGCTCCTGGCTGGTCCCGCGACTTCGACGCCTGGGCCGCCGAGGCCATGCGGCGCGGAGACGTCGACGAGCTCGCGCAGTACCGGACGAAGGCCCCCGGCATGCCGTACGCCCACCCCACCGTCGAGCACTACACCCCGCTCTTCGTGACGCTCGGCGCCGCGACCAAGGCGGACGACCCTGGCGACCAGCGCATCGACGGTTTCTGGATGGGCCTGTCCAAGCGCTCCCTGCAGGTCGCCTGA
- a CDS encoding DUF4032 domain-containing protein: MHDGADPRTLLGMALRIVASRPDPALVRLPWQLPLEEWGDEYVVPLPRGLSRHVVRIVRLKSKVYAVKETQEPIAFAEYRMLRDLQRLDLPAVKAQGVVTGRKAADGSPLPTALLTEHLLYSLPYRSLFSHGVTADRIPSLVDAIVVLLARLHLAGFYWGDVSLSNVLFRRNAGEFAAYLVDAETGELHASVSDRMREYDLTLGGENIFAELMDLQASGKVSDKVDAREVVELLHERYRVLMDELTGTEEFGLEEMWRIEQRIERLNELGFDVDEIDIITDYDGQRVQVQPKVVDLGHHARELQGLTGLSVEENQARRLLNDIAAYTASHDLGREDRQVVASRWLTGVYEPITAMVPDESSSKLEPAERFHEILEHRWRLSEQAGHEVDIFEAARDWISQVLPQRPDEAIARDEE, translated from the coding sequence GTGCACGACGGCGCAGACCCTCGTACGCTGCTCGGCATGGCGCTGCGCATCGTGGCCAGCCGGCCGGACCCGGCCCTGGTCCGACTCCCCTGGCAACTTCCGCTCGAGGAGTGGGGTGACGAGTACGTCGTCCCGCTCCCCCGTGGCCTGTCGCGCCACGTCGTACGCATCGTGCGCCTGAAGTCGAAGGTGTACGCGGTCAAGGAGACCCAGGAGCCCATCGCCTTCGCCGAGTACCGGATGCTGCGCGACCTGCAGCGGCTCGACCTGCCCGCCGTGAAGGCGCAGGGCGTCGTCACCGGGCGCAAGGCGGCGGACGGCTCCCCGCTGCCGACGGCGCTGCTGACCGAGCACCTGCTCTACTCACTGCCCTACCGCAGCCTCTTCAGCCACGGAGTCACCGCTGACCGCATCCCCTCGCTCGTGGACGCGATCGTGGTGCTCCTCGCCCGCCTCCACCTGGCGGGCTTCTACTGGGGCGACGTGTCGCTGAGCAACGTGCTCTTCCGGCGCAACGCCGGCGAGTTCGCGGCCTACCTCGTCGACGCCGAGACCGGGGAGCTGCACGCCTCCGTCAGCGACCGGATGCGGGAGTACGACCTCACCCTCGGCGGGGAGAACATCTTCGCCGAGCTGATGGACCTGCAGGCCTCCGGCAAGGTCTCGGACAAGGTCGACGCCCGCGAGGTCGTCGAGCTGCTGCACGAGCGCTACCGCGTGCTGATGGACGAGCTCACCGGCACCGAGGAGTTCGGCCTCGAGGAGATGTGGCGGATCGAGCAGCGCATCGAGCGGCTCAACGAGCTCGGCTTCGACGTCGACGAGATCGACATCATCACCGACTACGACGGCCAGCGGGTGCAGGTCCAGCCCAAGGTGGTCGACCTCGGCCACCACGCCCGCGAGCTCCAGGGACTCACCGGACTCAGCGTGGAGGAGAACCAGGCGCGGCGCCTGCTCAACGACATCGCCGCCTACACCGCCTCGCACGACCTCGGACGTGAGGACCGTCAGGTCGTGGCCAGCCGCTGGCTCACCGGCGTGTACGAGCCGATCACCGCGATGGTGCCCGACGAGTCGTCGAGCAAGCTGGAGCCGGCCGAGCGCTTCCACGAGATCCTGGAGCACCGCTGGCGGCTGTCCGAGCAGGCAGGCCACGAGGTCGACATCTTCGAGGCGGCCCGCGACTGGATCTCCCAGGTCCTCCCCCAACGCCCCGACGAGGCCATCGCCCGCGACGAGGAGTGA
- a CDS encoding glutamate synthase-related protein, translating to MGRISTGGKVAGLAAAALGGVVAHDLTQRQHAILRNFPVIGHFRYWVETVGPELRQYIVTSNDEERPFSRDQRRWVYASVPENALVAFALGVDMVNVGREAMLSIGCIQAQKCHTDHCPVGVATQNPRYTRGLDPTSKTQRLANYVLALRRDLLKVSEAVGVVHPGLLTADDIDILDGQRSAVPLRQLYGYEPGWGELSQGLTDDLVHVMAHLGEDQGEDDG from the coding sequence ATGGGACGGATTTCGACGGGCGGCAAGGTGGCAGGGCTGGCTGCAGCAGCACTGGGGGGCGTGGTCGCCCACGACCTGACGCAGCGGCAGCACGCCATCCTGCGCAACTTCCCGGTGATCGGACACTTCCGCTACTGGGTGGAGACGGTGGGGCCGGAGCTGCGCCAGTACATCGTCACCAGCAACGACGAGGAGCGGCCCTTCTCGCGTGACCAGCGCCGCTGGGTCTACGCCAGCGTGCCGGAGAACGCCCTCGTCGCCTTCGCGCTCGGGGTCGACATGGTCAACGTGGGCCGCGAGGCGATGCTCTCCATCGGCTGCATCCAGGCGCAGAAGTGCCACACCGACCACTGCCCGGTCGGGGTGGCCACGCAGAATCCGCGCTACACCCGGGGCCTGGACCCCACGTCGAAGACACAGCGGCTGGCCAACTACGTGCTGGCCCTGCGTCGCGACCTGCTCAAGGTCTCCGAGGCCGTGGGGGTCGTGCATCCCGGCCTGCTCACCGCCGACGACATCGACATCCTCGACGGGCAGCGCTCAGCGGTGCCGCTGCGCCAGCTCTACGGCTACGAGCCCGGGTGGGGTGAGCTCTCGCAGGGACTCACCGACGACCTCGTCCACGTCATGGCTCACCTCGGCGAGGACCAGGGCGAGGACGACGGCTGA
- a CDS encoding MFS transporter — MTTDVPTLGRNALPRGVRLGYGSGSVATGAFGTVPGLMLLPFLTDTLGIAALWAGLIVFAPKAWDVLLNPVAGRISDRTVDPRGPRRPWLLRAGLLLAAGFALIFAVPEFGSKGLEATWVLVAFLATATAYAFFQVPYVAMPAEITDSYDERTRLMTWRVAILALTIMLAGATAPLIRNAFDGRTGYAVMGAVMALVIAAGATAAYAGTRHAPVVTVEAGTGSLGEQLKVVASSTNFRVLLVTFVVQALATGAMLAGVDYLAEEVLGSTAATTVLFVCFVGPALVLTPLWARIGARIGKRQGFTLSSLVLASGALLASTALVAPSWVVFAAVGLVGVGYAGCQVFPMAMLPDAAAVDAHVTGENRIGVYTGVWTAGETFGLALGPSLFALVLTLGDYRSSTDGSAVQPDSALTAITVGFSVVPALLVVASLWWLRRYSLTAADVEAALAAATTPTPKDTE; from the coding sequence ATGACCACTGACGTCCCGACCCTCGGGCGGAACGCGCTCCCGCGCGGCGTGCGCCTGGGCTACGGCTCGGGGTCGGTCGCCACCGGCGCCTTCGGGACGGTTCCGGGCCTGATGCTGCTCCCGTTCCTCACCGACACCCTCGGGATCGCTGCGCTGTGGGCCGGCCTCATCGTCTTCGCCCCCAAGGCGTGGGACGTGCTGCTCAACCCGGTCGCCGGACGGATCAGCGACCGCACGGTCGACCCGCGTGGTCCGCGCCGCCCGTGGTTGCTGCGGGCGGGGCTGCTGCTCGCCGCCGGCTTCGCGTTGATCTTCGCGGTCCCCGAGTTCGGCTCGAAGGGCCTGGAGGCCACGTGGGTGCTGGTCGCCTTCCTGGCGACTGCGACGGCGTACGCGTTCTTCCAGGTGCCCTACGTGGCGATGCCCGCGGAGATCACCGACTCCTACGACGAGCGCACCCGCCTGATGACCTGGCGGGTGGCGATCCTCGCGCTCACGATCATGCTCGCGGGCGCCACGGCGCCGTTGATCCGCAACGCCTTCGACGGCCGTACCGGCTACGCGGTGATGGGCGCCGTGATGGCCCTCGTCATCGCCGCCGGGGCCACCGCTGCGTACGCCGGCACCCGCCACGCCCCCGTCGTCACTGTCGAGGCCGGTACGGGCTCGCTCGGCGAGCAGCTGAAGGTGGTGGCCTCCTCAACCAACTTCCGGGTCCTGCTCGTCACCTTCGTCGTGCAGGCCCTGGCCACCGGCGCCATGCTCGCCGGCGTCGACTACCTCGCCGAGGAGGTGCTGGGCAGCACGGCGGCGACCACGGTGCTCTTCGTCTGCTTCGTCGGACCGGCGCTGGTGCTGACGCCGCTCTGGGCCCGGATCGGCGCCCGGATCGGCAAGCGCCAGGGCTTCACGCTCTCCTCCCTCGTGCTGGCCTCGGGCGCCCTGCTGGCGAGCACCGCGCTGGTCGCCCCGTCGTGGGTGGTCTTCGCGGCGGTCGGCCTGGTGGGAGTGGGCTATGCCGGGTGCCAGGTCTTCCCGATGGCGATGCTGCCCGACGCGGCTGCCGTGGACGCGCACGTGACCGGGGAGAACCGCATCGGTGTCTACACCGGCGTGTGGACGGCGGGCGAGACCTTCGGCCTGGCCCTGGGCCCCAGCCTGTTCGCCCTCGTCCTCACCCTGGGCGACTACCGCTCCTCCACCGACGGCAGCGCCGTCCAGCCCGACTCCGCGCTCACGGCAATCACCGTCGGCTTCAGCGTCGTACCCGCCCTCCTGGTGGTGGCCAGCCTCTGGTGGCTGCGCCGCTACTCCCTCACCGCCGCCGACGTCGAGGCCGCCCTGGCCGCCGCGACGACGCCCACCCCCAAGGACACCGAGTGA
- a CDS encoding glycoside hydrolase family 6 protein, giving the protein MALSRLALLASAGLIVAALSTPTSDLPDAAASAGALKVVKRTPSGDYTANGNKIMRAGSSSSELAGTWGVYNGPADMASVAYEKGTKAQRADLRWLINQPRAGWMGSWIPDGEIAAKTRRYIELSQNGDPDALVQVTIFRMDPWYTASKKKAPTKKQIASYKRWIRASAAAIGDTPTALMLQPDATFLRTVPNFKLSSRLIRFAAKEYGALTNTRVYLETGGWDWPSPGQGGVKEAVRLLTAMGMQHADGVVTNTTHYNKTAWDVQRVADISEAFAKKGLRGRKGIVNTSSNGKGFEFGRYTGKDPDHAFVCGKKLKGTCVTLGIPPTTDVANPVWGLDEKTRQLAKKYVDAYMWVGRPWLKRQTSPFMMKRTRKLIKYSPYRGQ; this is encoded by the coding sequence GTGGCTCTTTCTCGTCTTGCTCTGCTGGCGTCCGCCGGACTCATCGTCGCCGCCCTCTCCACCCCGACCTCCGACCTTCCCGACGCCGCTGCCTCGGCCGGTGCCCTCAAGGTCGTCAAGCGCACCCCCTCCGGCGACTACACCGCCAACGGCAACAAGATCATGCGTGCCGGCAGCAGCTCCTCGGAGCTCGCCGGCACGTGGGGTGTCTACAACGGCCCCGCCGACATGGCCTCGGTGGCCTACGAGAAGGGCACCAAGGCCCAGCGCGCCGACCTGAGGTGGCTCATCAACCAGCCGCGCGCCGGCTGGATGGGCTCGTGGATCCCTGACGGGGAGATCGCCGCGAAGACCCGCAGGTACATCGAGCTGTCGCAGAACGGCGACCCCGACGCGCTCGTCCAGGTCACGATCTTCCGGATGGACCCTTGGTACACGGCATCGAAGAAGAAGGCCCCGACCAAGAAGCAGATCGCCAGCTACAAGCGGTGGATCAGGGCGTCGGCTGCGGCCATCGGCGACACCCCGACCGCCCTCATGCTCCAGCCCGACGCGACCTTCCTGCGCACGGTGCCCAACTTCAAGCTCTCCTCACGGCTGATCCGCTTCGCGGCCAAGGAGTACGGCGCCCTGACGAACACCCGCGTCTACCTCGAGACGGGTGGGTGGGACTGGCCGTCGCCCGGCCAGGGCGGCGTGAAGGAGGCCGTACGCCTGCTCACCGCCATGGGCATGCAGCACGCGGACGGGGTCGTCACCAACACCACGCACTACAACAAGACCGCCTGGGACGTGCAGCGCGTCGCGGACATCTCCGAGGCCTTCGCCAAGAAGGGTCTCCGCGGCCGCAAGGGCATCGTCAACACCTCGTCCAACGGCAAGGGCTTCGAGTTCGGCAGGTACACCGGCAAGGACCCCGACCACGCGTTCGTGTGCGGCAAGAAGCTCAAGGGCACCTGCGTCACCCTCGGCATCCCGCCCACCACCGACGTCGCGAACCCGGTCTGGGGGCTCGACGAGAAGACTCGCCAGCTCGCCAAGAAGTACGTCGACGCCTACATGTGGGTCGGTCGGCCGTGGCTCAAGCGCCAGACCTCGCCCTTCATGATGAAGCGCACCCGCAAGCTCATCAAGTACTCGCCGTACCGCGGCCAGTGA
- a CDS encoding GntP family permease, whose amino-acid sequence MDPMEPVYGATTLLLIAAGAVAVLLILIIAFKMHAFVALVLVSFATAIVAGIPIGDVAGVTVSAFSTTLGTVALLVGLGAMIGRLLEVTGGAQVLADTLITGFGESRAPLALGVAALLFGLPIFFDAGLVVFLPIIFSVAKRFGGSVLMYALPAAGGFAAMHALVPPHPGPVTAAVEIQASVGLTLLVGFPIAVVAWFVGVYLFTLTYAGKVYVPIDDSVLTGEKTPQAAAGGAGDAGGSGDAGGSGATGGARETATLRPPSFLHVLSVLVLPLVLIGANTILDTLRKNETIGEDGAVADTFIFLGQTPVALLITLLYATYTLGTKRRSLAQLETILNDALGPICAIILITGAGGMFGGVLRYSGIGTALSDSLSDLGLPLVVSAFVIATVLRVAQGSATVALTTTAGLISASVLTAAPTDLQLVSLVMAIAAGATVLSHVNDSGFWLVSRFFGMDVKTTLKTWTVMETTLGLSVFVLACGLWVVG is encoded by the coding sequence ATGGATCCGATGGAACCCGTCTACGGAGCAACCACGCTGCTCCTCATCGCGGCGGGTGCCGTCGCGGTGCTGCTCATCCTGATCATCGCGTTCAAGATGCACGCGTTCGTCGCCCTCGTCCTGGTCAGCTTCGCCACCGCGATCGTGGCCGGCATCCCCATCGGTGACGTCGCCGGCGTGACGGTCAGCGCCTTCAGCACGACGTTGGGCACCGTCGCGCTCCTGGTCGGGCTCGGGGCCATGATCGGGCGCCTGCTGGAGGTGACCGGCGGCGCCCAGGTGCTCGCCGACACCCTCATCACGGGGTTCGGGGAGTCCCGTGCGCCGTTGGCGCTCGGCGTCGCCGCGTTGCTCTTCGGCCTGCCGATCTTCTTCGACGCCGGACTCGTGGTCTTCCTGCCGATCATCTTCTCGGTGGCGAAGCGGTTCGGCGGCTCCGTGCTGATGTACGCCCTGCCCGCCGCCGGTGGGTTCGCCGCGATGCACGCCCTGGTCCCGCCGCACCCGGGGCCGGTCACCGCCGCGGTCGAGATCCAGGCCAGCGTCGGGCTCACGCTGCTGGTGGGCTTTCCCATCGCCGTGGTCGCCTGGTTCGTGGGTGTCTACCTCTTCACCCTGACCTACGCCGGAAAGGTGTACGTCCCCATCGACGACTCGGTGCTCACCGGCGAGAAGACCCCGCAGGCGGCAGCGGGCGGCGCGGGCGACGCGGGAGGATCCGGTGACGCTGGAGGATCCGGTGCCACGGGCGGGGCGCGGGAGACGGCCACACTTCGGCCGCCGTCGTTCCTCCACGTGCTGTCGGTGCTGGTCCTGCCACTCGTGCTGATCGGTGCCAACACGATCCTCGACACGCTGCGCAAGAACGAGACGATCGGGGAGGACGGGGCGGTCGCCGACACCTTCATCTTCCTGGGCCAGACACCGGTCGCCCTCCTCATCACGCTCCTGTACGCCACCTACACGCTCGGGACGAAGCGCCGGTCGCTGGCCCAGCTGGAGACGATCCTCAACGACGCGCTGGGTCCGATCTGCGCGATCATCCTCATCACGGGCGCCGGGGGGATGTTCGGAGGCGTGCTGCGCTACAGCGGCATCGGGACGGCCCTGTCGGACTCGCTCAGCGACCTCGGGCTGCCCCTGGTCGTCTCGGCCTTCGTGATCGCCACCGTGCTGCGGGTGGCGCAGGGATCGGCGACGGTGGCCCTGACCACCACGGCCGGCCTGATCTCGGCGAGTGTCCTGACCGCCGCCCCCACGGACCTGCAGCTGGTCTCGCTGGTGATGGCGATCGCCGCTGGCGCCACCGTGCTGAGCCACGTCAACGACTCGGGCTTCTGGCTGGTCAGCCGTTTCTTCGGGATGGACGTGAAGACGACGTTGAAGACGTGGACGGTGATGGAGACGACGCTGGGACTCTCGGTCTTCGTGCTTGCCTGCGGCCTGTGGGTGGTCGGATGA
- the pdxY gene encoding pyridoxal kinase PdxY → MKILSIQSHVAYGHVGNSAAVFPLQRRGHEVWPVLTVNYSNHTGYGEWGGPIIAPEDVASVIDGIEARGALGQVDAVLSGYQGGAGIADVILSAVDRVKAANPAATYTCDPVMGNARSGCFVHPDVPPMIREKVVPKADLITPNQFELGFLTGTEPADLDSTLAAADAAMDMGPSTVLVTSVERPERPEGTIEMMAVTRDSAWIVQTPHLPFKANGSGDVTAALFTAHLHETGSPAQALAATTSSVFDLLQTTLDSGERELQLVQAQEFFAHPRLQFEVTQVR, encoded by the coding sequence GTGAAGATCCTGTCGATCCAGTCCCACGTCGCCTACGGCCACGTCGGCAACTCCGCCGCTGTCTTTCCGCTGCAGCGCCGGGGCCACGAGGTGTGGCCCGTCCTGACGGTGAACTACTCGAACCACACCGGCTACGGCGAGTGGGGCGGCCCGATCATCGCGCCGGAGGACGTGGCGAGCGTGATCGACGGCATCGAGGCGCGTGGCGCGCTGGGCCAGGTCGACGCCGTGCTCTCCGGCTACCAGGGCGGCGCCGGCATCGCCGACGTCATCCTCTCGGCGGTCGACCGCGTCAAGGCGGCCAACCCGGCCGCGACGTACACCTGCGACCCGGTGATGGGCAACGCCCGCTCCGGATGCTTCGTGCACCCCGACGTGCCGCCGATGATCCGCGAGAAGGTCGTGCCGAAGGCCGACCTCATCACGCCCAACCAGTTCGAGCTGGGCTTCCTCACCGGCACCGAGCCGGCCGACCTCGACTCGACCCTGGCCGCCGCGGACGCCGCGATGGACATGGGCCCGAGCACCGTCCTGGTCACCAGCGTCGAGCGTCCGGAGCGCCCCGAGGGCACCATCGAGATGATGGCCGTGACGCGTGACTCGGCGTGGATCGTGCAGACGCCGCACCTGCCCTTCAAGGCCAACGGCTCGGGCGACGTCACCGCGGCGCTCTTCACCGCCCACCTCCACGAGACCGGCTCGCCCGCACAGGCGCTGGCGGCAACCACGTCCAGCGTCTTCGACCTTCTGCAGACCACCCTCGACTCCGGCGAGCGTGAGCTGCAGCTGGTGCAGGCGCAGGAGTTCTTCGCCCACCCGCGCCTGCAGTTCGAGGTCACCCAGGTCCGCTGA